The sequence CCGGTCGGATTTTGCCCTCGGGTGCCGGACCGGTCGAGCTCACCAAGATTCTCAAGCTCACGCAGATTGCTATGTGTCGTCTGGTCGGATATCTCGGACCGTCCTTGAAGGTCGATCGCCTGGTGTGCGAACCGCCCCATTCGCTGGTCGCTCAGGCCTATCAGCCGCGCGAGATGGAATTGGCAATCCTCAATGCCGACGGGTTCGGTATCGGTTGGTTCGGACGCGATCGCTCCGCTGCCCCGTTTTCCTATCGGAGCGTGATGCCGATATGGACCGACCCGAATCTCACGCAGCTCGCCCGCTATATCGAGTCCGAGTGCTTTGTCGGGTACGTCCGCAGCGCTACGCCGGGACTGGCTGTCGATATCAGTAACTGTCAGCCCTTCACGACTAATGGACTGTTGTTGCCGAGTCCGCTGTTGTTCTTACACAACGGCTATATCGAAAACTTCCGGCAGACGCTTTACCGCGACATCCGTATGTCGCTATCCGGCGACCTATATCGCTTTGTACACGGCACCACCGACTCCGAGCACATCTTCGCGCTGATTCTCCACGAATTGGAAGCCGACCCAACGCGCTCGATTGCTGCAGCCCTCGAACGCGCCCTGGCAACGCTGACAGCCCTTGCCCGCGAGAAACACGTCGGTTTCTGCGCCAATATCTTGCTGAGCGACGGAACGCAGCTCGTTGCCAGCCGCTATGCATGCGGCACCACGGTTCCTAGCCTTTACTGGCTAAACAATGCCCCCGAGCTGCCCGATGCGATCGCGATCGCTTCCGAGCCGCTCTTTGAGGGCCCGTGGCAGCGCTGTCCCGAGCACAGCATCATTCAAGCAGGAGGACCTGACGGTCGTGCCGTACGCATCCACTCAATCGTCTAAACAGGCGATCGTCCAGGCTTTCGAGCAGTGCCGCACGCGCACGCTCGACTGGTTTGCCACGCTCGATCGCGCGAACCTTTGCCGGCAAGCACACCCAGAATTTAGCCCAGTTGGCTGGCACCTCGGACACATTGCGTTTACCGAAGCGCTGTGGATTCTCGAGCGTTGTGCGGGTGAATCGGATCCGTTTCCCGAACACCGGCAGCTCTTCGCTGCTGACGGTTTGCCGAAAACCGCCCGCCAGGAATTACCGAATACTGAGTTTCTCTGTGAATACTTACACGTCGTGCGCGATCGCGTTTGGCGCTATCTAGATCGCGCGCCGCTGGAGCAACAGGCACGCCTGTGGTGGTGGTTGTTGCAACATGAATGCCAACACAACGAGACGATCGCGATTGTCCTCCAGCTCCAACGCTGGAATCCGGCCGAACTGCAACCACCGACTGCCCGCCCCATAAGAAGCGTTCTCGACACCTCAGAGATGGCATTCGTCCCGGCTGGACCGTGCACGATCGGCAGCGATCGCCTGGCGCAGGATAACGCGCGTCCGGCTTGTCCGGTCGAGTTAGATGCATTTTGGATCGACCGCTATCCAGTCACCTGCGAGCAGTTTCGCGAGTTTATGGCAGTAGGCGGATACCGCCAACGGCAGTGGTGGTGTGAGGACGGCTGGCACTGGCTGCAGTCCAATCCCGTCGCGCAACCGCTGTACTGGTCGGACGATCGCGCCTTCGACCGGCATCCAGTTTACGGCGTCAGTTGGTACGAAGCCACTGCCTACGCTCGTTTCGTTGGCAAACGGTTGCCTACCGAGCTGGAATGGGAAAAAGCCGCCTGCTGGGACCCGATTGCCGGACGCGCGCGCGATTACCCCTGGGGCAACGCGGCCCCAACGGCGCGATTGGGAAACTATGACGGTTTTGTCGGGCAAACTTCAGCAGTGGACGCGCACCCGGCAGGTGCCAGCACTCTCGGCTGCACGGACTTACTCGGCAACGTCTGGGAGTGGACCGCATCGGGGTTCGACGGCTATTCCGGCTTCGCGCCCTATCCCTATTCGGGCTATTCGCGGAGCTACTTCGATCGCCGGCATCGCGTTCTGCGCGGCGGTAGTTGGGCAACGCGACCGTGGGCGCTCCATCCCTGCTGGCGCAATTGGTATCAACCTCACGTTAGGCAGGTATTTGCAGGTTTTCGTTGTACCCGCGATCTGTAAGGTGACATGGTATTTTTCATGCTGAAAGGCTTCACTTCTGCCCCCTGACCCTACACGGCTACCTTCTCAAACACTTTCTTGTTTCCAGGACGTGACACTGACTGTCCTCCTTAGCGGCTGCAAATTTACGGGGGGTCGGGCTTATCTCTGGGTAAACGGTCATTGAATTTGCGGGGTGAACTCTTCTAATCTCTGCGGTCTAGCGAAACGCAAGCCCCAAACGATTCAGGGGTCTAAGGTCGAGCGACCCTAGACCCCCTTGCGATCGAGAAGCCGCAATATTGGCGTCCCCTCGTGCCCCTAGATGTTAGGCAATGAGAGAGCGGCTGCCGGCATTGTTGCTTATGGAGTCCTCCCATATGTTGGCGTTGGCCAAGAGGCTAGTGCCATTCGTGCTAATGCCAGTGGTTAGGGAAGCCCCTGACGTGTTGGCGAGATCCAAAACAGCGAACAGATCGTCAGCGCTATCGACGATACCGTTAGAGTTAAGATCCCAGAAGGCCTCAAAATCCCCCAACGTCCCAGGAATTATGAGAAAAGGTGTGTTAGGGTCGAAGCCTAATAAGTCTACTCCCTGCTCGAAATCGGAGATAAAGGCAAAGTCACTGTTGCCACCCCCAACGTAGAAGGGGCCGCTCGCAGCGTCACCGAGGATGAACTCGTCGGGACCAAAGCCACCAGTTAGCAAGTCTATCTCGCCTTGGCCGGGATTACTGCCTGAGGGACCAAAGTCGATCGTAAAGGTGCTGGTCAGGGGATCGCTCTGAAGCGTTCCCGCAACACCAGTTAGGAAATCCAAGCCCGCTGAGCTAGACCCTTCACCAAAAAGAACGTCATCCCCGGCGCCACCAATGAGGATGTTTGTCCCGTCATCACCCTTGATAACGTCGTCGTTCTGAGTGCCGACGACATCTACAAAGTTCTGGGTGTTGAATTGCAAGGAGTTGCCGCCCGGTAGGTTTTCGATGGTGACGTCGCCCACCGTCAGGTCGATCTTGAAGGAACCCGTGTTTAGCCCGCCGCCAGGGATAACCGGGCTAGCGATCGGGGTGCCGTCGATGATGTTGAACTGACCGGTGGTCCCGATGATGCTTTCAACGCTGGGATTGAAGGGGTCGCCATTCTCGCCCAAAAGTTGGTCGGTACCGAAGTCGCCGAAGTTCTTAAGGATGCTTCCCCCGTTTTGGATGGTCAGCAGGCCGAGACCGGCAGTGCTGTAGTCGAGGACGTCAGCCCCAGCAGAGCCGTCGTAGGTATCGTTGCCATCGCTGCCGAAAAAGACGTTGTCTTGGTCGTTGCCGACGATGGTGTCATCGTTTTGAGTGCCGATGACATTGTTGAAGTTGACCACTTCAAATGCTAAGTTCGTGCCGACGACGACATCGTTAATCACTAGGGAGTTTGCACCCAAGTCGATATCGAACGAGCCGGTATTATCGAAGCCGGCAATCGGGCTGCCATTGATGGTGTTGGTTTCGCTCGCATCGCCAACAATGCGCTCGATGCTGGGAGACAAGCCGCTAGCACCGCCATCCAAGGTGTCGACGCCGCCAATGCCTTTGCTAATCGTGCCGAGGTTGTTTAGAGTAACACCGCCAACGTTAGCGCCGCTGTAGTCGACGGTATCAGTGCCGCTGCCGCCGCTGAAGCTGTCAGAACCCTCACTGCCAAAAAAGGTGTTGTCCTGGCTGCTGCCGAGGATGGTGTCGTTGTTTTCGGTGCCGCGAACGTCAACGAAGTTGATAACTTCAAACGCCAGGTTCGTGCCGACGACGACATCGTTAATCACTAGGGAGTTTGCACCCAAGTCGATATCGAACGAGCCGGTGTTGCTAAAACCAGCGACTGGAGAACCGTCGATGATGTTGTCGAGATTCTGAGCGCCGACGATGCGCTCGATACTGGGGGATAATCCATCGAGGCCGAGACCTACAAGTTGGTCGGTGCCAACAACGTTGCCTTCGGCGTCGGTTTTATTGATTAGACCCAGGTTCCCTAGGGAGATGATTAGGTCCAAGTCGCTGTAATCGAGGGTGTCAATTGCCGGGTCGGGCAAGCTCGTCCCGCTAATGGATCCGCCATTGTAGGTGTCGTTGCCAAGGCTGCCGAAGAAAGTGTTGTTCTGGTCGTCACCGGTAATCGTGTCGTCGTTCTGGGTACCAACGACATTGGTGAAGTTCTGGACGGTGAAGCTCAGAGGTCCACTGGGAATGCCATTGATAATCAACGAGTTGCTGGCGAGGTTGACGTCGAAGGAGCCCGTGTTGTTGAAGCCTTCAACAGGGGAGCCATCAATGGTGTTGACGATCCCGGCGCCGATCGCGCCAATAATGACTTCAACCGACTCAATGCGGTCGACACCGCCACTTGCCTTGGCGATCGCTCCGAGGGCGTTCAGCGTGATGGATTCACCGCTAGCAGCGTAATCCACAGTGTCGATACCGGAACCACCATCGATCGTATTGCTTCCGGTGCGATCGCCGACAAGGATGGTGTCATTGCCAGCTTGAGCCAATACCGTGTCGTCGAACCCATCATTGGACAGAAAGATCGTGTCGTTCCCTTCACGAGCGATGATGAAGTCGACCTCAAACGGATTGTCGAACAAGAGATCGTCGAGAGAAGTACCAAGAATAAAAGCCACGTCAAAATCCCCTACTGTGATTGAATTGCGCGTCAGCATCCGAGCCCGTGCGGTGCAAGGTTGCGACACTTCACCACAAATGAAATGACAACCTCGACCACATGCGGATTCGGTTTCAACAAAGGGAAGACTTTTGCTAGGCGATCTACAGAAAAGCAGTCTGCATCGGGAGCCCAAAGAGTTTGCAGCTCCCGACATCAACGCTTGACATAGCATCAAGGTCGAGCTATGTTGTAGGACCAGGATTAACAAGCCAGCCCTAGATAATGCAATCAAAGGCGGTCAGTTTTTCCTTAGTCGCACGCTCAGATACCGCGCTCGTACTCGTCTGGTTTCCTAGTTCCAACCCGTACGTGCACGGCAAGCAAAAGTGCCTCCAGTTGAACCGTAGAAGCTTCAAGCTTTCTTCGGTTCAACTGAAGTCTATAGTAGTTTTTATATCGAAACAAGTCAAGATTTCTTTCGAGGTTTATCTTATTATTTTTCCCTTGGCGATGTAAATTATTCTGTGCAATACGGTTATCGACGAGTTAGTTTAGAGTACTTCGAGGACTGCGCCACATACCGACGCAAGAAAGAATCGACCAAAGACGAACAACTGCTCCACGCACTGCTTGAGGATTACTTTTGTCTCGAATATATTCTCGAGGGATGGACTTCTGGAGCATTCCCCTCACAACTGGCTGAACGTTTACTCCTAGTGAGTTGAGCCACTATTCTGATTGATTAATATGTGCCTCACAAACCTGGCAAGTTCCTCCCGAGGTTCCAAGGGTTTCAGGAGATGTTTCGGTCAGCCAGCTTGTGGTCTCTGATGTCTAGCAACATGCAAGCTCCAATAGATTCAAGGGTCTAAGGTCGTGAGACCCTAGACCCCTTGCGATCGAGAAGCAGCAATATTTGCTTCCCTTCGAGCCCCTAGAGGTTAGGAAATGAACGTGCGGCTGCCGGCAACGTCGTCGGCGCTGGCGTTAGCGAAGAGGCTATGGGCATTCGTAAAGGAGGACCCTGCTGAGTCGGCGAGATCCGTAACGGCGAACAGATCGTCGGCGCTATCGAGGATACCGTTGAAGTTGAGATCCCAGAAGGACTCAAAATCGCCTAACGTCCCAGCAACCGTGATAACAGGTGTGTTCGGGTCGAAGACCATCCTGTCTACACCTGGCTCGAAGTCGGAGATAAAGGCAAAGTCGTTATTGCCACCCCCAACGTAGAAGGGACCGCTGGTGGCGTCGCCAAGGATGAATCGGTCGGGGCCGGAACCCCCGGTTAGCAAGTCAATCTCACCTTGGCCGGGGTTACTGCCGGCGGGA comes from Rubidibacter lacunae KORDI 51-2 and encodes:
- a CDS encoding SUMF1/EgtB/PvdO family nonheme iron enzyme is translated as MPYASTQSSKQAIVQAFEQCRTRTLDWFATLDRANLCRQAHPEFSPVGWHLGHIAFTEALWILERCAGESDPFPEHRQLFAADGLPKTARQELPNTEFLCEYLHVVRDRVWRYLDRAPLEQQARLWWWLLQHECQHNETIAIVLQLQRWNPAELQPPTARPIRSVLDTSEMAFVPAGPCTIGSDRLAQDNARPACPVELDAFWIDRYPVTCEQFREFMAVGGYRQRQWWCEDGWHWLQSNPVAQPLYWSDDRAFDRHPVYGVSWYEATAYARFVGKRLPTELEWEKAACWDPIAGRARDYPWGNAAPTARLGNYDGFVGQTSAVDAHPAGASTLGCTDLLGNVWEWTASGFDGYSGFAPYPYSGYSRSYFDRRHRVLRGGSWATRPWALHPCWRNWYQPHVRQVFAGFRCTRDL
- the egtC gene encoding ergothioneine biosynthesis protein EgtC; its protein translation is MVWFPRGRVRAKIGTLFAGRILPSGAGPVELTKILKLTQIAMCRLVGYLGPSLKVDRLVCEPPHSLVAQAYQPREMELAILNADGFGIGWFGRDRSAAPFSYRSVMPIWTDPNLTQLARYIESECFVGYVRSATPGLAVDISNCQPFTTNGLLLPSPLLFLHNGYIENFRQTLYRDIRMSLSGDLYRFVHGTTDSEHIFALILHELEADPTRSIAAALERALATLTALAREKHVGFCANILLSDGTQLVASRYACGTTVPSLYWLNNAPELPDAIAIASEPLFEGPWQRCPEHSIIQAGGPDGRAVRIHSIV
- a CDS encoding beta strand repeat-containing protein, encoding MAFILGTSLDDLLFDNPFEVDFIIAREGNDTIFLSNDGFDDTVLAQAGNDTILVGDRTGSNTIDGGSGIDTVDYAASGESITLNALGAIAKASGGVDRIESVEVIIGAIGAGIVNTIDGSPVEGFNNTGSFDVNLASNSLIINGIPSGPLSFTVQNFTNVVGTQNDDTITGDDQNNTFFGSLGNDTYNGGSISGTSLPDPAIDTLDYSDLDLIISLGNLGLINKTDAEGNVVGTDQLVGLGLDGLSPSIERIVGAQNLDNIIDGSPVAGFSNTGSFDIDLGANSLVINDVVVGTNLAFEVINFVDVRGTENNDTILGSSQDNTFFGSEGSDSFSGGSGTDTVDYSGANVGGVTLNNLGTISKGIGGVDTLDGGASGLSPSIERIVGDASETNTINGSPIAGFDNTGSFDIDLGANSLVINDVVVGTNLAFEVVNFNNVIGTQNDDTIVGNDQDNVFFGSDGNDTYDGSAGADVLDYSTAGLGLLTIQNGGSILKNFGDFGTDQLLGENGDPFNPSVESIIGTTGQFNIIDGTPIASPVIPGGGLNTGSFKIDLTVGDVTIENLPGGNSLQFNTQNFVDVVGTQNDDVIKGDDGTNILIGGAGDDVLFGEGSSSAGLDFLTGVAGTLQSDPLTSTFTIDFGPSGSNPGQGEIDLLTGGFGPDEFILGDAASGPFYVGGGNSDFAFISDFEQGVDLLGFDPNTPFLIIPGTLGDFEAFWDLNSNGIVDSADDLFAVLDLANTSGASLTTGISTNGTSLLANANIWEDSISNNAGSRSLIA